One stretch of Saccharomonospora xinjiangensis XJ-54 DNA includes these proteins:
- a CDS encoding DUF3040 domain-containing protein, with translation MLSHHEQRELERIQDWFEHDDPHLARALGEVGSVGGLARSRTLRYAIDALAIGLIILGAMTLNFGLIFFGAVCLAAAACLHVTRWSETTPRHRRLE, from the coding sequence ATGTTGAGCCATCACGAACAGCGGGAGCTGGAGCGGATCCAGGACTGGTTCGAGCACGACGACCCGCACCTCGCCAGGGCGCTCGGAGAGGTCGGTAGCGTGGGCGGTCTCGCGCGTTCTCGCACCCTCCGCTACGCGATCGACGCGCTGGCCATCGGACTGATCATCCTCGGCGCGATGACGCTGAACTTCGGACTGATCTTCTTCGGGGCCGTGTGCCTCGCTGCGGCCGCGTGCCTGCATGTCACCCGCTGGAGCGAGACGACACCCCGGCACCGGCGCCTGGAGTGA
- a CDS encoding AI-2E family transporter, with product MSETAVRLTSGMLRRAAVVSAQLLVVFAALWALRNVTKHLSYVIIPLAVALLLTAMLEPVVGWLTRHRWPRFLAVLAALVLGLVVVGGLVSFVVFSIIDSYDELRGRVLESIRQIESWLAESPLPLGGELAGRLQEWLDGNRERVLAQALTAFNTVGAFLVGLVVALVLFIMFLHSGPRLWAATLLPWRPSTRAVIDDAGRRAYRSVIVYVRVTALVALIDAIGIGVGLLAVGVPLAVPLAALVFIGGFIPYVGAVVSGFVAVAVTLVSNGLVAALIILGVVLAVQQLEGEVLQPILQGNFSNLHPTVVLVALVIGGAEGGIAGVLFAVPVLAAVRGVVLAVAEHHAAQEAQAREEKPSGTARESDGTETPGGTEE from the coding sequence ATGTCCGAGACCGCCGTGAGGCTCACCTCCGGCATGCTGCGCCGCGCGGCCGTCGTCTCGGCACAGCTGCTCGTCGTGTTCGCGGCGCTCTGGGCATTGCGCAACGTCACGAAGCACCTCAGTTACGTGATCATCCCGCTGGCGGTCGCCTTGCTGCTCACGGCGATGCTGGAACCGGTGGTCGGCTGGCTCACCCGCCACCGATGGCCCCGCTTCCTTGCCGTCCTTGCCGCGCTGGTGCTGGGACTCGTCGTCGTGGGCGGCCTCGTGAGTTTCGTGGTCTTCTCGATCATCGACTCCTACGACGAACTTCGCGGGCGTGTACTCGAAAGCATCAGGCAGATCGAAAGCTGGCTGGCGGAAAGCCCGCTCCCCCTCGGCGGTGAACTCGCGGGCAGGCTCCAGGAGTGGCTCGACGGAAACCGGGAGAGGGTGCTCGCGCAGGCGTTGACCGCGTTCAACACGGTGGGCGCGTTTCTGGTCGGCCTCGTGGTGGCACTGGTGCTGTTCATCATGTTCCTCCATTCGGGACCGCGGCTCTGGGCCGCGACGCTGCTGCCGTGGCGGCCGAGCACCCGCGCGGTCATCGATGACGCCGGGCGCAGGGCGTACCGGAGCGTCATCGTCTACGTGCGGGTGACGGCGCTGGTCGCGTTGATCGACGCGATCGGTATCGGTGTGGGACTGCTCGCCGTGGGAGTGCCGCTCGCCGTTCCGCTGGCCGCGCTCGTGTTCATCGGCGGTTTCATCCCGTACGTCGGCGCGGTGGTGTCGGGCTTCGTGGCGGTCGCGGTGACCCTCGTCAGCAACGGACTTGTCGCGGCACTCATCATCCTCGGTGTCGTACTGGCGGTTCAGCAGCTCGAAGGCGAGGTATTGCAGCCCATCCTTCAGGGCAACTTCAGCAATCTGCACCCCACCGTGGTGCTGGTCGCCCTGGTCATCGGCGGTGCCGAAGGCGGCATCGCCGGGGTGCTGTTCGCCGTCCCTGTCTTGGCCGCCGTACGTGGTGTGGTGCTCGCCGTCGCCGAACACCATGCGGCGCAGGAAGCGCAGGCACGCGAGGAGAAGCCCTCCGGCACGGCACGCGAGTCCGACGGCACCGAGACCCCTGGCGGAACCGAGGAGTGA
- a CDS encoding universal stress protein encodes MTRSWSAGGEVAGGVLACFDGSEGGRRAVWWAAGEAAASRSPLVIVWSLEWEPPRAQGEVSAENLDARAVIEATRRELELAADDCRSLYPDLTVHTAMPDGAPEVTVTQLAEEIAPAMVVAGASGRGALSRMLLGSTVAYLARFLPQPLVVVRGEPAPPDAPVVVGVDGSGTSVRAVEFALTFAERHGAPVRAVHSWTDWPLDIYATAPPAQAGLYHVDDTVQEAAREQFEQAAREHPAVAVDWEAVTDRPTHALLDRSEGARLLVVGSHGRGPVTRALLGSVSHAVLYHAPCPVAVLRGEVESEEPTEAR; translated from the coding sequence TCGACGGCTCGGAGGGCGGACGACGCGCCGTGTGGTGGGCTGCCGGTGAGGCCGCCGCGTCCAGGAGTCCGCTGGTCATCGTGTGGTCGCTGGAGTGGGAGCCACCACGCGCGCAAGGGGAGGTCTCGGCTGAGAACCTCGACGCCCGCGCTGTCATCGAAGCCACGCGGCGGGAACTGGAGCTGGCCGCCGACGACTGCCGGTCGCTGTACCCGGATCTGACGGTGCACACGGCCATGCCCGACGGCGCACCCGAGGTCACGGTGACCCAGCTCGCCGAGGAGATCGCACCGGCCATGGTGGTGGCAGGCGCATCGGGCCGTGGTGCGTTGTCCCGGATGCTGCTCGGCTCCACCGTCGCCTACCTCGCGAGGTTCCTTCCCCAGCCGCTGGTCGTGGTGCGGGGCGAACCCGCTCCGCCCGATGCGCCCGTGGTGGTCGGGGTGGACGGGTCGGGCACCAGTGTGAGGGCTGTCGAATTCGCACTGACGTTCGCCGAGCGCCACGGAGCGCCGGTGCGTGCCGTGCATTCGTGGACCGACTGGCCGCTGGATATCTATGCGACCGCGCCGCCCGCGCAGGCCGGGCTTTACCACGTGGACGACACCGTGCAGGAAGCGGCGAGGGAGCAGTTCGAACAGGCGGCTCGTGAACACCCGGCCGTCGCGGTGGACTGGGAAGCGGTCACCGACCGGCCGACTCATGCGCTGCTGGACCGCTCCGAGGGAGCCCGCCTGCTCGTGGTCGGCAGTCATGGCAGGGGGCCGGTGACCAGAGCTCTGCTGGGTTCGGTGAGTCACGCCGTGCTGTACCACGCGCCGTGCCCCGTCGCGGTGCTGCGCGGTGAGGTCGAGTCGGAGGAACCCACCGAGGCTCGCTGA
- a CDS encoding phosphoribosylaminoimidazolesuccinocarboxamide synthase — MARVKHLHAGKVRDLYEDRGDLLLVASDRVSVYDVPLPTPVPGKGALLTQLSVWWFERFRDLVPNHLISATDVPEEFAGRAVRCRPLTMIKVECVARGYLTGSALTEYRSEGGVCGVALPPGLVEGSKLPEPIFTPTTKAESGHDLPITFDDVVAQEGRETAERLRELTLRIYREGAEYAAGRGIIVADTKLEFGWAADGTLTLGDEVLTSDSSRFWPADQWEPGQPQYSFDKQYVRDWATSTGWDKTPPGPAVPPEVVEATRQRYIDVYERLTGRAWES; from the coding sequence ATGGCGCGCGTGAAGCACCTGCACGCGGGCAAGGTCCGCGACCTTTACGAGGACCGAGGTGACCTGCTACTCGTCGCGTCCGACCGCGTCTCGGTGTACGACGTGCCCCTGCCGACGCCCGTTCCCGGCAAGGGAGCGTTGCTGACGCAGCTGTCGGTGTGGTGGTTCGAACGCTTCCGTGACCTCGTGCCCAACCACCTGATCTCGGCCACCGACGTTCCCGAGGAGTTCGCAGGCAGGGCCGTGCGCTGCCGTCCCCTCACCATGATCAAGGTCGAGTGCGTGGCACGCGGCTATCTCACCGGCTCGGCACTCACCGAGTACCGGAGCGAGGGCGGCGTGTGCGGTGTCGCTCTCCCCCCTGGCCTCGTGGAGGGCAGCAAGCTCCCCGAGCCGATCTTCACACCCACCACCAAGGCCGAATCGGGCCACGATCTGCCCATCACGTTCGACGACGTCGTCGCACAGGAGGGCCGCGAGACGGCCGAACGCCTCCGCGAGCTCACCCTACGTATCTACCGTGAGGGCGCCGAGTACGCGGCGGGGCGCGGCATCATCGTGGCCGACACCAAGCTGGAGTTCGGCTGGGCCGCCGACGGAACGCTCACCCTCGGGGACGAGGTCCTCACCTCCGACTCCTCACGCTTCTGGCCTGCCGACCAGTGGGAGCCTGGACAACCGCAGTACTCGTTCGACAAGCAGTATGTGCGCGACTGGGCCACCTCGACCGGATGGGACAAAACGCCACCCGGACCCGCTGTGCCGCCCGAGGTCGTGGAGGCGACCCGGCAGCGCTACATCGACGTGTACGAACGGCTCACCGGCCGGGCCTGGGAATCCTGA